One Vicia villosa cultivar HV-30 ecotype Madison, WI linkage group LG5, Vvil1.0, whole genome shotgun sequence genomic window, TCTGGTATTCTGTATGGTGTTTTACGAGGCATGTCAGATTTGAGAAGTATCGGTACAATAGCAGCTAAGGTTGCGTCCACTGTTGTTGCGCAGCAGGGAACGAGGCTTCGAATTTCAGATGCAGTTAAATTGGCtgaatcttttgcatttcaactTGATACATCGACTGTTCGATCTGATGTCGGTACTGATCATATTTCCAGTGTTTAATTAGATTGTAAACTTACATTGAGTTCCAACATTCTTTCATAAGATGAAAGAAGGAATTTATTCCTTTGATTTATTTCAAAAGTCATGTAAATACTTTCATTGTAAAAAGATAGCTATAGCTATGATGACAATTAAATTATTTAGATTTCTGACCATTCTTCATCccacaatattattattattaggcacATTGGTATTTTCTATCTAAATATCTATACTTGATATGAAGTGAATTACATGTTAATGAAAATTATGTAAGTGAaaggtattttttttcttttgattataaATTGATCTTCTTCAGTTCTTAAGATTAGTTTTGGAAACTTTTTTCTTGTTAAAATATGTCTGTCTGCAAACAGCCtgttttttcttttctctaatattttttttttttgaaaactgaagCATCCATGCACACAATTGAAGATATTAATCTCTTGAGGTCTCTCAAATTTGTTTAAGAGATTGACTTCTTGTAacatattttctttgttttttaataTGCCTCTTTACAGTACCAATAAATTAAATGTTCTATATTGTAACGAAGTACTTAAATGGTGGGCATTTGGGTTGGTATATTTACTAAGATTTGGGTTGGTATATTTACTAAGATTTAGTCTTTGTTATAAATAGAAATGTTAATTTAGTTAAGTTTAATAAGCTATTCTTTAGGAAAGTTGAATAACTGTTATGAGttattatagtttgttatttaatTTGTAAGGCTTGCATAAAGCCATCATATTTTCATTTAGTAAGAATAAGAAGTAATCTCACTTGATTAATATTGTTAAAGTTATGTAATTCTTCATTTGGTATTAGAGCTCCATCACAGGACCCGATATTGGTGAGTAAACAAGAGTGTTTGAGAGGAAAAACACTAGAGTGAGTGAAAGAAGTAAAATGGTTGAATCAAGCAATTTCACCGCACCAAGTGCGCCTAAGTTTGATGAAGACTATGATCATTGAAATTTGATCTTGGAGAATCTACTTTGAACAAAGGAGTACTAAAGTGTGACTGAATTTGAAATTAAAGAACCATAGGAGAATGAACACATAAGtgcaacacaacaaaaaacatcgAATGAAGAAAAACTCAAAGATTTGAAAGTAAAGAACTATCTATTTTAGGAAATTGACAGACCTATCTTCAAAATGATTATCCAAAAGAAACAGACCTATCTTCAAAATGATTATCCAAAAGAAACAGCCAAAAATTGTGGAAATACGTGAAAGTCAGGTACTATGGAAGAACTAGGGTGAAACGTGAGTCAGTGAATGATTATTTTGGAAAACAACAAATGCATGAGTAATTGTGGGGAGAATATGAACGAAGTGAAAATCGTTGAAAAGATACTTAAATCTCTGACAAAAATCTCCAACTTTGTTGTATGCTCAATTGAAGAGTCTAAGGACACTGATCTTCTAATTGTGGATGAGTTGTAAAGTTTTCTACTTATTCATGAGCAAAAAGTAAGAGAGAAGCATAGTGAAGAACAAGTTCTGCAAGTTGAGCATGACACACATTATGGACGTGGGAGAGGAAGAAGCCATTTTCAAAGAGGAAGTAACAACTATGTTAAGTGACGGGGAAGAACAAAATCATTTGTAAATAGAAGTGCTATTGTATGTCATCAGTATAAAAAACAAGGGCACTACCAATTTGAATGTCCAAGTCTATAAAAGGAAGCAAACTATGTTGAGTTTGACGAGGAAGAGGAGTTACTCCTGATGGCTcatgtcaaagttcaagatattaaAGACAAACGGATATGGTTTCTCAATTCTGGTTGCTCAAATCACATGACAGAAAATTAAAGGTTGTTTGTAGAATTAGATGAAAGTTTCATTTGTACTATTAGATTGGAAAATAACTCAAGAATGTCTCTAATGGGAAAAGGAAGTGTAATGTTTGAAGTGGAACATTCAAAATGTGAGTGATGTTTACTTTGTGCCAGACTTAACCAACAATTTATCAAGCATAGGTCAACTTCAAGAAAGACGTTTGGTAATCATAATAAAAGAAGGTGCATGCAAAATTTATCACCATTAGAGAGGGAAAATTGCAGACAACATAACTCTAAATctgatgtttttgattcattctaCATTAAAACTGTTTCCATGAAAAGGCTGGGGAGGAGAACTAGGAGAACCAATGGCATAAAAGGTATGAACATGTAAATCATAAGTTCATTGTTGCTATGCAGAAGAAACAAATGGTGAAGGGGCTACCAAAGTTTAGGGAAGCTCTAATATTGGCAAGCAAAACTGAGACAAAATATCAAGAAAAGTCATTGCAGAGCATAAAAAAACTTGAATCGGTGCATGGTGCATGCATATCTGTGTGATCCAATCACTCTAATCTTTCATAGTGGTAAGAGATATTTTTTAGTGTATGTATATGGCTACTCTCGCAAAACTTGAATTTATTTTCTGGCAAAAAAAGGTGAAACATTTGAGATATTCAAATGCTTCAAGATTCTGGTTGAGAAAAAAGCTCAGGAACATATATGTTGTTTACAAATAGATAATGAAGGAGATTCCACCTCAAGCAAGTTCAATAAATTATGCATAGAGAATGGAATTAAACGCAAATTAAAAACTTCTTTCACACCACAACAAAATATGGTAGTCGAACGAAATAATCGAACAATTATGAATATGGGGCGCTGCTTACATACTGAGAAAGAGATGAAAAAGATCTTCATGTGATTAACAAAAGTCTTACCAAAGCAATAAAGGAAATGGTACCGAAAGAAAGATGGAGTGGAGTGAAACCTAGAGTTGACTATTTTATGGTGTTTGGATCCATTGCACACGTACATATACTTCAGCAGAAGAGAACTAAGCTTGATGATAGAAGTCACAAATGTATATTAATTGGAGTGAGTGACAAATCAAAGGCTTGCAGGTTGTATGATCCACAATTGAAGAAAATCACAGTAATCAAGGATGTCATATTTAGAGAAGAATAAAAAAGGAATTGGAACGtaaatttagaagaaaaaaaaaaactcttgattaGGGTAACAATGATAGTGACATGGAGGATTCTGATGAAGAATCAGATATAGAAACATAAGTGAGTGATGCTGGAAACTATGAGCATACATTACAACATGAGAAACAACCAAGAGAAATAAGAGAACCTAATAGGCTGCAAGACTACGAGAGTGGTGAGGGTCTTCctaaagaagaagaacaagaggcCTGGTGGTTTTATTCATGTCAAATAATGACCTCACAAATTATAAGAAATTTGTTAATGATGTAAAATGGATATAAGCCATGAAACATGAGATAGAGTAATCGAGAAGAATAAAACATTAGAGTTAGTGAATCTACCAACACAAGCCAAGAAAATTGAAGTGAAATGGAATTACAAAAAATATCAATACACTCGCAACTTTCATCTCCAATTTGTTAACCTCCACAATTCCAAGTTATGTGGGACTTACACAACTCACGTATGTTTCTCAAGAATTTGTTTTTAAATGTTGACTTATATGTATATTAAAAGATGAAACCCAGTAAACAGCCCATAATTCTTAACACCTGAATGGTGTGTTTCACCTTTAGAAACACTATATAATAAACTGGCAGAAAGTGTGATGGCTTGACATCATGTGTGTGTGATCATGTCAACACAATTTTCATCCAACGATCATTTTTAGAAACTAGAGATATGTACAAATCATAATTAGAACACATTTGGTAAATTTGAGCTGGAAAATGTCAGATGCGATCGCAACAAAATTGCTCTGTATCCCATGGCAGTACAGAGATCTCTACCGAATAAATCTGTCTGGAGGAGCTTCTTCAGGAATCTGTCAAATTAAAAGATatatgaaacaaataaaaatgttAGCATTAATCTCACAAACCACTTAGGAAAATATCCCCAACATTTGAACATTAAAATACATAGTCAACAAAAGTAAGCCTGTATCTGCCAAATTTCAGTGCTCCGAGATGAAGACTTGTGTATTTAGCACATGAAAGACTATTACCTCTCCAGGATTCCATTTTTCTTTTAACCAGATACTGTCATCTACAGACGCATTCTCCACTTGGGATGTATTTCTGCAAGAATAGATGACCATAAGATTCAAGCAGAAGTATTTGTAACTTGCACATGAAGCTAGTTTAAAAGTTCTATAAAGATAACCTCGGAAAGTTAGTGCAGTAATAAAGGTGTAGTTTTCAAAAAGGTTCTTATACACAAAAGTTGAAGCCTCTGCTGAAATAATTTAAGGAAACAAAAGACTAATCTGCTTTAAGCATCACTACCAATGTTGAAATCTTCCTAATCTATAAACAGTGGCATATGGCTATACAAAAATGATTTTATCACTGAACTATGGATCCAATTATGTCCCGATTATAACATTCACAACTGGTGCAATTGGGTCTTCTACTTTATAGGGAAATTAGAATGAACTTGCCATATTAATTGAATAAAGAGTATCAATTATGAGTTGATACAAAACGAATTACAGAAGAGTGTCGAGAGATTTTCTCAAATTGAAAGTGCATAACTAATTTTAAGATGCAATAGGCTGAAAACACAAAAGATCAAGGGGCTGGGTTATGAGATCTATGTTATATTAATTGAACTCCATCTTCGCTGAAAAAGTTGTATCGAGCCAAGTAATGCAGTAGTAGTACTATTTTTGGTTGAGTAATGAATGAAGTTGGAATTTGATTAAATTGTCACAACTACTTTTGCAGACTTTTAAACTAATGTGATCAGTGAGTGACTTACAACTGAACATCTGATGATGCTGTCTGAAGCATTGTGGCGGAGCTAGTGTTATTGAACGCAATAGATGGTTGTTGGAATTGAGAAGTTGATCCTGGAAACATTGTCGCTGGAGTAGAAAAGGGGTTGTTGTTTTGAGCACTTGAGACTCCACTGCCAAATATGTTTCCTGTGTTGGATGTGAAAGCGTTTCCGGTGTTGTTTTGAGCACCTGAGATTCCACTGCTGAATAGGTTTCCTGTGTTGGATGTGAAAGAGTTTCCTGTGTTGTTTTGAGCACCCGAGATTACACTGCCGAATAGGTTTCCTGTGTTGGATGTGAAAAGGTTTCCTGCAATTCATCACAGCATCGATGATCAAACAGGGAAAATAGAAGATAAATGTAGTCATAGTACTAGTTATAGACATTTTGCGAAACAAATACCTCCACTTCCAAAGGAATTAGGCTGCGCTGGAGGGGTCACTAGTGGTGCAGAGGGCCTAATAAGTTACACACAGATTACCATTTATATACCAAGAGCAGACATACAAATAAAAATCACgagaatataaaataaaagaacgATTGGAGACTTGCATCCTATCCATTATAGCATAAAGCCATAAACTGTTTTTTTAATCCTTCAAtgccaaacaaaaaaaaaaaccatcatAACCCAGTAGAGGTATGTCAGGCACCAAACTCTTATGACCTAGGCCATTCTACAGAACTTGTAAGGATATTCAACTAGTCTGTATTAAAATTTCCGTAACTAAAACCTTAAGCCATAATAATAGAAAGATTCATGTCTTTCACGACTCTCTTCCTGACAATCACGCCATGAttccaaacaaaaacaaatagtAGATAGCAGTTTTAGAAAAAGGAAATTATGTAGAGGTGTGATGTAGCCAACTGAAGAAACTAGGTCAGAAAACATTAAGCCTCGTCAATATCTTATCAAACCATATACTACTTAAGAAGCTCTTTGCATTCCCTGTTAGCTAAAAATTGGATATTTCTTGCTTCAGGTCATTTTTTTTACTACACACAATTGAAAATGTAGATAATGTTCCAAATCATGTCGGTGTTACCTTTCAAAACCAGTGTTCAGTGAAGCACCCAGTTGGCTAAAGCTTGAGACTGATAAAGGACTATTATTTTGAGTAGCTTGTGAAAATGCATTTACATTGCCTCCATTAGATTGGTACTTTTGAATGTCAAGAGAAGAATTCAGAGGCATTTTGTAGGGTTCGGAAAGTAGTTTGTCAAACTCAACCAACTTTGATTTCAGTATGTTTCTCTCTTTTTCAACCTGTAACAACATATTTTAAAGTTACACCAGAGAAGACAATTGCAGGAACATAACAATTACCTTGTAGTTCCAAAGGttagtataaaaaaaaaaaaaagaggcttTTCTTcaatagagaaaaaaaagattaaagaaaaataaatcacATGTATAGATAGGGAATAAGGTATCCACCAGAGGGGGGTGGAAATACAAAAGGGAATAAAAAATTGCAACAAAGCAATACAATCTTAGTATCATAACAAAAATGTAGGTACATTAGATCAAATTTCTTACAATTAATGGCAAACTCATTCCATTCTTAGCATCCTCGTATGCCAATGCTCGTAATTCTTCATAGCTAATATCTCCAATAATGTCACAAGGAGCACTGGATAAAAAAGAGTCAAAATCAATCACGATACTTAGCTTTATTATTAGTTCATTGGCTAAGATTATTTGAAGTAATTTCTCTTTCAAGAATGCAAAGTAGATTAGGATCTCTTTTTTGGTATAGAATTTGGTACACAGAATTCCTTGAGATGATGTTTTTACTCCTTCCAAACATGGTCTTGGATAAAACGTTATGGCGGGATTCAATCCATGTAGCCGACTctacttagtgggataaggcttggttgttgttgctGTATTCCAAACAGTTAACTGACTGGGCAGTGCCATAACTCATAAGTAACTAAGGAGGCTTCACTAAAGATTGCTAGagtttgaataaaaaatgagacTGTGTGTGTGAACACTCCATGCAAATTCCAATCACTTGGCTTTATAATGCAAATGAAATCGGTCCCCATTAAAGCATCTTTCATCTTTTGGACAGCAACTTTGGAAAAGGTTTTCAAGGATATGAGCTTGAGGAAATGTATAATGGTTAGTGGTTTAATGGTTGTTAGATGTGAATAATAGATGCGAAAATAGTTGACATCTTTTGTAACATAGTCGACTTCACAGGTTTTGAGGAATATGGATCTTTGCCTACATGGTTTGTGACTTTATTAGATAGTAGACAACTACACAATGAGTTCCTCCATGATtaagaaacatattatatatagtatcaaaaacaaatttgattAATGTTTATAAACCCTTAGTAGAAAATTTTACCCTTTGCAATGACCATAGCATGTAAGTATCCAAAGTGGTTTCTCTTGCTCAAAATCTTCTGCAATCTGGCGCTTGCAAACCTCAGGATCTGTGCATCTTCAATTAAATCAACCAAGCTTTAGCGAAATATATAACTTTCTTAAAGAAGTAAACCCAATGCAAAGTgcaaaatttttattaaaaaaaagcaaGGGCCACAAACATTGATAGGGAGCGTGGAAATAAAATCATCATATTGAGACTTATTTAATACAAAAAAGGAAATATAATCAGATAACAAAAGCAGATAGCCAGGTTAAAACTGAAAAAAGACCACAATGGTGAAGGAAAACAAAATAATACCACTAACTTtaattttgcatgtttatttAATTGAGAAAGCAGTGTAACACACATTTTAGTCACTCACTAACAAATTACATAAAAACATGGTGTGCACTTTAGCTGAAACAAAGGTAGTGCATACGCAACATATTGGAATATTTGCATCTTCAAATCAAAGGCAAAACCCTAAGCACCATGAGTCTGTGTTATGTTATGCACAGTGTAGGTGGTTAGACCTGTTATCTATTCTGAGTTAAAATGGTGTATATCCAACATATAGGTGGCATTATTTTCACCCATATGTTAACATAAAGAAAAATGTCTATGTTTGATGAGAGATGAGTAAGAGTAATGGACTGATCAGTACTTACTTATGATTCACTGTTTGGGAATTGTTATCAGAGGCACGTTGAGTGCCATTCTGGGGTTTGGATGATGTTCGACTCCATTTGTTTTCAAAAGGCTGATTCAGAAGTAAATCATCAAtactaaaataaataatcaaataacTATATTAACAAGGAAGGTGAAACCAAACATAAAAATGAGAATGTCATAAAAGGTACTCCTTAAATATTGAAGAGTATCAACGATATTTTCATGCATGATAATGgccaacatttaaaaaaaaaaacgtcaCAATGTGTCAGGCTGGCCAAAGGCTCAATAAGACCGGTCCAATACAACTGAAGCGCACAACATATGACGAACAATTGTCCCTTCACTTTGAGACATCACACAAGAGTACGGTTCGAACTGTCTCCTGCAATCCACGCCGGGCCAACCGGGAACGATTCTAACCGTCTCCTCTATAAGTGTGGCCCTGAGTCACGGTCAGGTATTACTCTCATTAAACACTTGCATAGTTCCACCTCTTTCAAACACTAACTTGAGCGTTAGAGTGTTAACCTTGCAAATACCGCTATCTCTCTTATCATCGAAGGCTACCTACCATCCATTTTCTTTTCCAATATGAAATAATGTTTATACCAGGGGACATTTGAAATTGTTTATTTAAGCTTATCTAATGACAAACGCATTTATGCAATGTGTTTAGACGAGCTCATATCAATAGCTTATGGCTTTTCACTAGCCGGAAAGATAACTTCTTTATTTTATAGACAAATGTTAGTAAGTAAAGGGTTATGTTACTTTCTTGGCATCAAATCAAACCCTATACCTCCTACTTGAGACTATTGCCAAAAACAGCATATTTTGAATAAGCTCTTTGAGGTAACTTATGAAAATAGCTTATGCAATTGTTCCCTCTTTGATTCATATCCACCtccaaatcctacttccactttTAAAACAAACATTGACAACTAAAATAGCTCTATATCCAAACACAAATAGCTAATTGAATGTAAGCATTCATGACATAACTCTCAAATACCTAACTGAAAACATGCATATGGAAAGAGTAAGAACCTGGAATTGGTTTGATTTGGGGGCCCCATTTGACTGGGAGGCATTCTGTGATCCAAAACCAAAAGGATTGTTCTTTTGCTGTTGGTTAGG contains:
- the LOC131602306 gene encoding zinc finger CCCH domain-containing protein 16-like; translation: MKELCRNFQRGSCTYGERCRFLHQQPNQQQRKSNAFGGQTNSYQQPNKNPFGFGSAAASAPNQQQKNNPFGFGSQNASQSNGAPKSNQFQPFENKWSRTSSKPQNGTQRASDNNSQTVNHKCTDPEVCKRQIAEDFEQEKPLWILTCYGHCKGAPCDIIGDISYEELRALAYEDAKNGMSLPLIVEKERNILKSKLVEFDKLLSEPYKMPLNSSLDIQKYQSNGGNVNAFSQATQNNSPLSVSSFSQLGASLNTGFERPSAPLVTPPAQPNSFGSGGNLFTSNTGNLFGSVISGAQNNTGNSFTSNTGNLFSSGISGAQNNTGNAFTSNTGNIFGSGVSSAQNNNPFSTPATMFPGSTSQFQQPSIAFNNTSSATMLQTASSDVQLNTSQVENASVDDSIWLKEKWNPGEIPEEAPPDRFIR